In Xyrauchen texanus isolate HMW12.3.18 chromosome 13, RBS_HiC_50CHRs, whole genome shotgun sequence, a single genomic region encodes these proteins:
- the LOC127653623 gene encoding uncharacterized protein LOC127653623, producing the protein MQLKYHCFYTKMVMMRRITEGFCDSQRRFCHVSVGHPGSWHDSRAFRLSEVGRLLEEDPHSLVPEGMHIIGDSAYPHLFQLMKPYRDNGHLTVRQRWFNRKLNSACVVIERAFGILKSKFRRLRCLHMKKVKNISSTVTACCILHNICLKSSDHIEEDLQADDMEDDPYPPEAHIHNNASHHRDAICGSL; encoded by the exons ATGCAATTGAAATACCACTGTTTTTACACGAAGATGGTTATGATGAGGAGAATCACCGAAG GATTCTGTGACAGTCAGCGGCGGTTCTGTCATGTCAGTGTGGGTCACCCTGGTAGCTGGCATGATTCAAGGGCATTTCGTTTGTCAGAGGTAGGCCGACTTCTTGAGGAAGATCCACATTCCCTGGTTCCTGAGGGTATGCATATAATTGGAGATTCTGCATACCCTCATTTGTTTCAGCTAATGAAGCCATACAGAGACAATGGCCACTTGACTGTCAGGCAGAGATGGTTCAATAGGAAGCTGAATTCTGCTTGTGTAGTCATTGAGCGTGCATTtggaattttaaaatcaaaattcaggAGACTCAGATGTCTGCACATGAAAAAAGTGAAGAACATTTCTTCCACAGTCACAGCCTGTTGCATTCTTCATAACATCTGCCTGAAATCCAGTGACCACATTGAGGAGGATCTGCAGGCAGATGATATGGAGGATGACCCATACCCACCAGAAGCCCACATTCACAATAATGCATCACATCATAGAGATGCAATCTGTGGCAGCCTGTGA